The sequence below is a genomic window from Nitrospirota bacterium.
GCAACGGCTCTCTACGAAGGTCGATTTGCTTCGCGCAGCCTCAACACGCCTCATCTCAGGAAGGGCTATGAACTGATCGAGGAAGCCGACCTGCTGCGCGAGGCCTCGCGTGTTGCCGCTCAAGCGATCGAAAAGGTCAAAGCCCCGGCGGTCGATGCAGGCCAGTACGATCTGGTGCTCGATCCGGAGCATCTCTCATTGACGATCCATGAATCCTGCGGCCATCCGAGCGAGCTGGACCGGGCGCTTGGGTACGAAGCCAATTATGCGGGGACCAGCTTCCTGACGCCCGAAAAACTGGGCACCTTTCGCTATGGCTCGCAGCATGTGAATTTGGTGGCCGATAACACTGAACCGGAAACTCTGGCCGCGACCGGTTACGATGACGACGGGGTTCAGTGTCAGCAATGGGACATCGTCCGGGACGGGCTGTTCGTCGGCTATTGCACGAACCGTGAAGTCGCACCGAAGATCGGTGAATCTCGTTCACGTGGTTCCAATCGGGCCGATGGGTGGAGCCACGTTCCGATGGTGCGTATCGCGAATATCGGACTTGAGCCGGGCTCAGCGACTGTCGATCAGCTGATTGCCGACGTGAAGCACGGTATCTACATCGAAGGCCATGGGTCCTATAGCATCGATCAGCGCCGCTACAATTTTCAGTTCGGCGGGGACTCGTTCTGGCTGATTGAAAACGGCAGAAGGACCCATATGTTGCGGGATGTGATCTACCACGGAATCACGCCGGAATTTTGGAACAGCTGCGATGGAGTGGCCGACCGAACTGCTCGTCGTCGATATGGCTTCATCACCTGTGGCAAGGGGCAGCCAGGCCAGTCCGGTTGGATGACGCATGCCGCTTCTCCTGCGAGGTTTCGCCAGATCCATGTGATCC
It includes:
- a CDS encoding TldD/PmbA family protein, whose product is YRIDPFTIPLEKKTDLLLNTMETLHRQSGIARSSASLWARRDRKLFVSTEGSRLEFDLLAGQGECTATALYEGRFASRSLNTPHLRKGYELIEEADLLREASRVAAQAIEKVKAPAVDAGQYDLVLDPEHLSLTIHESCGHPSELDRALGYEANYAGTSFLTPEKLGTFRYGSQHVNLVADNTEPETLAATGYDDDGVQCQQWDIVRDGLFVGYCTNREVAPKIGESRSRGSNRADGWSHVPMVRIANIGLEPGSATVDQLIADVKHGIYIEGHGSYSIDQRRYNFQFGGDSFWLIENGRRTHMLRDVIYHGITPEFWNSCDGVADRTARRRYGFITCGKGQPGQSGWMTHAASPARFRQIHVIRGEGSA